One Danio rerio strain Tuebingen ecotype United States chromosome 13, GRCz12tu, whole genome shotgun sequence DNA window includes the following coding sequences:
- the mpc1 gene encoding mitochondrial pyruvate carrier 1 isoform X1, translating to MAATLARKAVDHLRSKEFRDYLMRSHFWGPVANWGLPIAAISDMKKSPEIISGRMTFALTCYSLLFMRFAYKVQPRNWLLFACHFTNEGAQLIQGSRLIKYNMEKKMAK from the exons ATGGCGGCAACTCTGGCGCGCAAAGCTGTGGATCATCTGCGCAGCAAAGAGTTCAGAGATTACCTGAtgaggtca catttCTGGGGTCCGGTGGCCAACTGGGGTCTGCCCATCGCCGCCATCAGTGACATGAAGAAGAGTCCAGAGATCATCAGCGGACGTATGACCTTTg CTCTGACCTGCTACTCTCTCCTCTTCATGCGCTTCGCCTATAAAGTGCAGCCCAGAAACTGGCTCCTGTTCGCCTGCCACTTCACTAATGAGGGCGCACAGCTCATCCAGGGCAGCAGACTCATCAAATACAA CATGGAGAAGAAGATGGCCAAGTga
- the mpc1 gene encoding mitochondrial pyruvate carrier 1 has protein sequence MAATLARKAVDHLRSKEFRDYLMSTHFWGPVANWGLPIAAISDMKKSPEIISGRMTFALTCYSLLFMRFAYKVQPRNWLLFACHFTNEGAQLIQGSRLIKYNMEKKMAK, from the exons ATGGCGGCAACTCTGGCGCGCAAAGCTGTGGATCATCTGCGCAGCAAAGAGTTCAGAGATTACCTGAtgag CACG catttCTGGGGTCCGGTGGCCAACTGGGGTCTGCCCATCGCCGCCATCAGTGACATGAAGAAGAGTCCAGAGATCATCAGCGGACGTATGACCTTTg CTCTGACCTGCTACTCTCTCCTCTTCATGCGCTTCGCCTATAAAGTGCAGCCCAGAAACTGGCTCCTGTTCGCCTGCCACTTCACTAATGAGGGCGCACAGCTCATCCAGGGCAGCAGACTCATCAAATACAA CATGGAGAAGAAGATGGCCAAGTga